One region of Candidatus Bathyarchaeia archaeon genomic DNA includes:
- a CDS encoding ubiquitin-like small modifier protein 1 yields the protein MLECGVKIKVRFFTTLREIVGKKEEELILQPNATLEDVFNSLSRKYGSRFTDYTLDEGAIKPFLQVLINGRNANLLDGMATHLNEGDTIAIIPPVGGG from the coding sequence GTGTTAGAGTGTGGAGTGAAGATTAAGGTAAGATTCTTCACCACTCTAAGGGAGATTGTGGGAAAGAAAGAGGAGGAACTTATACTCCAACCAAATGCCACTCTAGAAGATGTCTTTAATAGCCTCTCAAGAAAATATGGCTCCAGATTTACTGATTACACTTTAGATGAAGGGGCGATCAAGCCTTTTCTCCAAGTGCTAATAAACGGTCGCAATGCAAACCTTCTCGATGGGATGGCTACCCACCTGAATGAAGGAGATACAATAGCCATCATCCCCCCCGTGGGGGGAGGCTGA
- a CDS encoding RNA repair domain-containing protein, which translates to MLGKIFWSGSMPVEDFTVTFIHRGAVSDKKTIPFSSILKISRACFTYRSNGEEILIPLHRVLEVKNTKTGVSLWRKPSRVNTCSATRDRKVRRTF; encoded by the coding sequence ATATTAGGGAAGATCTTCTGGAGTGGCAGTATGCCGGTTGAAGATTTCACAGTCACATTCATCCATAGAGGTGCAGTCAGCGACAAAAAGACCATTCCCTTCTCATCAATTCTCAAGATAAGCCGAGCTTGCTTCACCTACAGGTCAAACGGCGAGGAGATACTGATACCCCTCCATAGAGTCTTAGAAGTTAAGAATACCAAGACGGGTGTATCCCTGTGGAGGAAACCAAGCCGAGTTAACACATGCTCGGCTACGCGCGATAGGAAAGTACGCAGAACATTTTAA
- a CDS encoding M20/M25/M40 family metallo-hydrolase encodes MKLLSQSSPSITLRDVKPILEELISIPSVSGNEHDIADWLANYLSGLGFNVEKIDTPECGPDILASLSRGEKGACLLLYGHMDTIEPVSGWAYPPFKPTLKGSRLYGLGASDMKGGIAAILAAANKLRRVKLRGSLLVAFGSDEELYSRGCDALIQKGKLRGIHAAISAEPTQLDLVEGRGGRAVYEVSVKGTSSHGALAEEGVNAVDEAARFITHLKRLPLKRFRGVKGAVSILSVSGGTEFLSIPDFCRILVDRLLVPGETKETALKQIEKLIADLDSDAKFRVRLMTRKTPFMEPYVLSRRSLISNIVERACQIVSGFKPRRRIELSVGDENYLVVRGRIPTVSIGPKGGGAHAPNEYVDLPSVVEAAKIYAASAAIYLNSWAESD; translated from the coding sequence TTGAAGCTCCTCTCACAAAGTTCACCAAGTATCACCCTGAGAGATGTAAAGCCAATTTTGGAGGAGCTTATCTCTATCCCAAGTGTGAGTGGTAACGAGCATGACATAGCAGACTGGCTAGCCAACTATCTCTCTGGGTTAGGCTTCAATGTGGAGAAGATTGATACACCTGAATGTGGCCCAGACATCCTAGCTAGTCTTAGCCGCGGTGAGAAGGGTGCCTGCCTCCTTCTCTACGGTCATATGGATACTATAGAGCCTGTCTCAGGCTGGGCCTATCCCCCATTCAAACCTACCCTGAAGGGTAGCCGCCTCTATGGCTTGGGTGCCTCTGATATGAAGGGTGGGATAGCCGCAATATTGGCGGCGGCTAATAAGCTGCGGAGGGTGAAATTGAGGGGCTCACTCCTAGTAGCCTTTGGGAGCGACGAGGAGCTTTATTCTAGGGGGTGTGATGCTCTGATTCAGAAAGGGAAGTTAAGAGGCATCCATGCCGCCATCTCCGCGGAGCCTACTCAGCTCGATCTGGTGGAGGGGAGGGGGGGTCGAGCGGTTTATGAGGTCTCCGTTAAAGGCACATCCAGCCACGGCGCCCTTGCTGAGGAGGGTGTAAACGCGGTGGATGAAGCTGCTAGGTTCATAACCCACCTCAAGCGTCTACCCCTGAAAAGGTTTAGGGGCGTGAAGGGGGCCGTATCCATTTTATCAGTTAGCGGAGGGACCGAGTTTCTCTCTATTCCGGACTTCTGCCGCATACTGGTTGATAGGCTTCTCGTGCCCGGGGAGACTAAGGAGACTGCATTGAAGCAGATCGAGAAGCTGATAGCTGACCTCGACTCGGATGCTAAGTTCAGAGTGCGGTTGATGACGCGTAAAACTCCGTTTATGGAACCTTACGTTCTGAGCCGCAGGAGCCTGATATCGAATATTGTTGAGCGGGCATGCCAAATAGTCAGCGGTTTCAAACCTCGCAGGCGCATAGAGCTCTCCGTTGGCGATGAGAATTATCTGGTGGTTAGAGGTAGGATTCCCACAGTCTCAATAGGACCTAAAGGTGGTGGAGCACATGCTCCCAACGAGTATGTTGATTTGCCTTCAGTTGTGGAGGCGGCTAAAATTTATGCCGCATCAGCAGCGATATACCTTAATAGTTGGGCTGAGAGCGATTGA
- a CDS encoding proteasome subunit beta: MAHIPFLPGATTLGITFKDGVILASEKRVAYGYLVLSKAGKKVFKLTDRVGAACAGLVADMQILARYVASLSMLHSLDSARPSSVIAVAKLMANILFERRLFPLLTQTIIGGVDEEGPAIYVLDPLGSLIKDKFSCVGSGAEIATGIIESSYKEDMTQEEAKELALRSIKAAVARDIQSGDGADFMIITPNGIVEETISFK; encoded by the coding sequence ATGGCTCATATCCCATTCCTGCCCGGGGCTACAACTCTTGGTATAACTTTTAAAGACGGGGTAATCCTAGCCTCGGAGAAGAGAGTCGCGTATGGATACCTCGTCCTTAGTAAGGCGGGTAAGAAGGTTTTTAAGCTCACCGATAGAGTTGGCGCTGCATGCGCCGGTTTAGTCGCGGATATGCAAATACTGGCAAGGTATGTTGCCTCCCTCTCCATGCTTCACAGCCTAGACAGCGCACGGCCGTCCTCTGTAATCGCGGTGGCAAAGCTGATGGCCAACATCCTCTTCGAGAGGAGGCTCTTCCCCCTGCTCACACAGACCATAATTGGGGGTGTCGATGAGGAGGGGCCAGCAATATATGTCTTGGACCCTCTTGGGTCGCTGATAAAGGACAAGTTCTCATGCGTCGGCTCCGGTGCAGAGATAGCTACAGGCATAATAGAATCCAGCTATAAAGAGGACATGACTCAAGAAGAGGCGAAGGAGCTGGCGCTTAGAAGCATAAAAGCGGCTGTAGCTAGAGACATCCAGAGCGGTGACGGTGCTGACTTCATGATAATAACGCCCAACGGGATTGTCGAAGAGACCATAAGCTTCAAGTGA
- the lsrF gene encoding 3-hydroxy-5-phosphonooxypentane-2,4-dione thiolase, which translates to MDWGMENRLARIIRPETGRTLMLAVDHGYFLGPTTRLEEPSKTIEPLIPYTDAIMLTRGILRSSVKATANIPVVLRVSGGTSIVGGPLSNEGITTSMKEAVRLNAAAVALSIFVGTEHEKQTLLSLSKLVDEGEEYGIPVIAVTAVGKELEKRDARYLALSCRIAAELGARMVKTYYCEGFEKVAKGCPVPLVVAGGPKLATELDVLKLTYNALQEGAVGVDMGRNIWQSDYPVAMIRALRAIIHEKATVEEAYHIFNEIKQDKRQP; encoded by the coding sequence ATGGACTGGGGAATGGAGAATCGTTTGGCAAGGATAATAAGACCAGAAACTGGCCGCACCCTAATGTTGGCAGTCGACCATGGATATTTCCTCGGACCGACCACACGACTTGAAGAGCCCAGTAAGACCATCGAGCCATTGATCCCGTATACAGATGCCATTATGCTTACAAGAGGAATACTACGCTCCTCTGTAAAGGCTACTGCCAACATACCGGTCGTCCTTAGAGTATCAGGCGGTACAAGCATTGTAGGGGGGCCACTCTCCAATGAAGGAATCACCACCTCTATGAAGGAGGCAGTTCGCCTCAATGCGGCTGCAGTTGCACTATCCATCTTCGTTGGCACAGAACATGAAAAGCAGACCCTGCTCAGCCTGTCAAAGCTTGTAGATGAAGGTGAAGAATACGGTATACCTGTCATCGCGGTTACCGCTGTAGGTAAAGAGTTAGAGAAGCGTGATGCACGCTATCTCGCCCTAAGTTGCCGCATCGCGGCGGAGCTAGGTGCCCGTATGGTGAAGACCTACTACTGTGAAGGATTCGAGAAAGTCGCGAAAGGATGCCCAGTACCCTTGGTTGTTGCCGGAGGACCTAAACTAGCAACAGAACTTGACGTGTTGAAACTCACCTACAACGCCCTCCAAGAGGGGGCTGTAGGTGTGGATATGGGGAGGAACATTTGGCAGTCTGACTACCCCGTGGCAATGATCAGGGCTCTCCGCGCCATCATTCACGAGAAGGCTACCGTGGAAGAGGCTTACCATATATTTAACGAGATAAAGCAAGACAAAAGGCAGCCATGA
- a CDS encoding zinc-dependent dehydrogenase has protein sequence MRVATYYSNRDVRLEESPTPTIGPGELLVRVEASGICGSDVMEWYRKKKAPIVLGHEIAGVVAEVGEGVTLYKVGDRVTASHHVPCNTCHYCLSGHHTVCETLRSTNFDPGGFAEYIRLPAVNVRYGVYPLPDDVSFEEAAFTEPLACVLRGQRLAHVEPGSSVLVIGSGISGLLHIQLARALGAGLVVATDVSEYRLDAARRFGADAVIHAKEDIPALLRQLNSGRLADRVIVSTSAASAFTQAFNSVERGGTVLLFAPTEQGVTIPLSVNDLFWRNEITLTSSYAGSPADHVVALELIRRRRVRVREMITHRFGLAETGLGFRLVAEAKNSIKVIIEPQR, from the coding sequence GTGCGGGTAGCAACGTATTATAGCAACCGGGATGTACGGTTGGAGGAGTCTCCAACGCCAACTATAGGTCCCGGTGAACTCTTGGTGCGGGTGGAGGCAAGTGGCATATGCGGCTCCGATGTCATGGAATGGTACCGCAAAAAGAAGGCACCAATCGTCCTAGGCCATGAGATTGCTGGTGTAGTCGCCGAGGTGGGGGAGGGGGTAACCCTCTATAAAGTGGGTGACCGGGTAACTGCTTCTCACCACGTGCCCTGCAACACCTGCCATTATTGCTTGAGCGGCCACCATACGGTTTGTGAGACGCTTCGTAGCACGAACTTTGACCCAGGCGGCTTCGCCGAGTACATTCGGCTGCCAGCGGTCAACGTAAGATATGGGGTATACCCATTACCCGATGATGTATCCTTCGAGGAGGCAGCATTCACTGAGCCGTTGGCGTGTGTCCTGCGGGGGCAGAGGCTGGCGCATGTAGAACCAGGAAGTAGTGTTCTTGTAATTGGTAGTGGCATCTCAGGTCTGCTTCACATTCAGCTAGCCCGCGCGCTTGGAGCGGGGCTTGTGGTGGCAACAGATGTAAGTGAGTATAGGTTAGATGCGGCACGACGGTTTGGGGCTGACGCCGTGATCCATGCGAAAGAAGACATCCCTGCACTCCTCCGTCAGCTCAATAGTGGGAGGCTTGCAGATAGGGTGATAGTCTCCACTAGCGCAGCATCAGCTTTTACGCAAGCATTCAACTCGGTAGAGCGGGGAGGTACTGTCCTCTTATTTGCGCCGACAGAGCAAGGTGTCACGATTCCACTCTCCGTGAACGACCTTTTCTGGCGTAACGAGATAACACTCACAAGCTCTTATGCAGGTAGCCCAGCCGATCATGTGGTTGCGCTGGAGTTAATTCGAAGGCGGAGAGTACGGGTTAGGGAGATGATAACTCATAGGTTTGGGTTAGCTGAGACAGGGCTGGGCTTCAGGCTAGTCGCGGAGGCTAAGAACTCAATCAAGGTTATCATCGAACCCCAGAGGTAG